The Blattabacterium cuenoti genome includes the window TGCTATGGAAGGAGAACGTGTAGCAAGCGGAACAGCTCATGCTGATAATGTCGCTCCTGCTATTATGGGAGGAGTCACATTAGTTAGAAGTTATAAACCATTGGATATTACAAAACTTCATGTTCCTAATGAATTATGGGTTAGTATTATACATCCACAAATTGAAGTAAAAACATCAGATGCTAGAGAAATTTTAAAACAAAAAATATTAATGACAGATGCGATTAGACAGTGGGGGAATATAGGGGCATTAGTAGCGGGGTTATATCAAGAAAATTATGAATTGATAAGTAGATCTTTAGAAGATGTAATTGTTGAACCTATACGAGCTATGCTAATTCCAGCTTTTTATGAATTAAAAATAAAATGTAAAGAAATAGGAGCTTTAGGAGGAGGAATTTCTGGTTCAGGCCCTTCTGTTTTTATGCTTAGCAGAGGAAATCATACGGCAAAAAAAGTTACTGAAATCATGAATCAAGTATATTCTCCGCTAAAAGTAGATTATAAAACTTATACTTCTCCTATCAATCAAAAAGGAGTTAAGTGGATGAAAATATTGTAAAATAAATAAAAATTCAAAAATATGTTATATTATAGTTTGAAAAATTGTAAAAACTTAGTTTCATTTGAAGATGCTGTTTTAACTGGATTATCACCTGATGGAGGATTATATATGCCTAAATGTATTCCTAAATTAGAATCTAAATTTATTCGTCAACTTCCAATATATGATATCAATACGATTGCCATGTCTGTGATAAAACCTTATATTGGAAAATATATACCAGAAAAATTTATTGAGAACATTATT containing:
- a CDS encoding homoserine kinase, translated to MKGVKIFSPATVANLACGFDVIGLALDFPKDEIFLYKSNNPGIRINRIHGSSLPNDPRKNVAFVALQFLLKKYQKRQKFDNEKEIGFEIELIKNIHPGSGIGSSAASAAGIVYGANILLGNPFNTIQLIRFAMEGERVASGTAHADNVAPAIMGGVTLVRSYKPLDITKLHVPNELWVSIIHPQIEVKTSDAREILKQKILMTDAIRQWGNIGALVAGLYQENYELISRSLEDVIVEPIRAMLIPAFYELKIKCKEIGALGGGISGSGPSVFMLSRGNHTAKKVTEIMNQVYSPLKVDYKTYTSPINQKGVKWMKIL